In the genome of Fervidobacterium nodosum Rt17-B1, the window GGTAAGTCCAAAGACTTTAAACGCTTTAATAATTTTTTCGTTTGGTAAGTCTGTTTTTACTTTGTAGTCTTTGTATAATTCTCTTTTTCTACCAACTTCTGTAGGTGATTCCGGAGAAGTCAGGAATCTTAACATTACAAATAAGGTATAGAACAAAAGCCCTATCGCAAATATTCTCAATATCATAAATATTATGAGAATCATAAACTTCCCTCCCGATACAATTATACACCAAATACGAAGCTTTTTAATCAAAAGAGCGATGCAGATTTTTTAGCATCGCTCTTTTGATTATATATAAACTATGTTCACTAAAAGTTCTTTGAGTAATAATCCGTGATGATTTCGTAAGCTTTATTCAATTCATCAAGTATTCTTTGTCTTTCATTTTCATCCATTTTTTTACTATTTATTTTTTTGACCATTTCGTAGTACTTCTCGCTAACTTTTGTATAACTAACATCAGGTGATAAGCCAAGTATCATAAAGGCTTTTTGAATATCCAAACTCATTTCTGTTTTGTTCCGAGTTGTTTCCAGTTCTTGTGTTTCCTCGTAATTATTTTCTTCATTTTCTCTATACCTTTCTTCATTTATTTCTTGAGTACTCTGCTTAGAATTTTTTGCTACATTTTTTGCACCCTTTAGAACCGAAAATAATACTCTAAAAATAGCATAAATAACAAATATTTGGAAAAAAATAAAAATTAGAGAAAAAATGCCCGATAGAGCAAAAATTTCCTCAAAGGCTCCTAAAACAATAATGAAAAATATTATGAAGAAAAAACTAATAAAACAACCGACAACAAATTTTCCTGCTTTATTTTCCATAGATTATTTAATCGTTCCTTTTTGAATGATTGATTCACCTTCGACATAGCTTACAAATGTTGCTGAGGACTTAACCTTCTTTCCTAACATATTGTATACGAGTGGTTCAAAATTTATGAATATTCCGGCAAAGTATTTTGGATCGTAAAGCGATGTAAAGAATGTTCTATCACCAGGTTTGTATTTATTTGGAGCAACGGTGTACGTTATCATCCTATCATTTTTGATAAGTATATAACTTTCCATACCATTCTCAGCGGTAAGTACTCCATATCTATCTGAGCCTACTGTTACATATTTTTTCACGTCAGCTGGCATCTTAAAACCTGTTCCAAAAACTACAGAATAAGCTGAAATATTCACATTTGAATTTTGATTATTCTGAGTATCTGTATTCATCATCTGTGAAAATGCTTGCCCAATATCTGCACATAGATACATTACGCCCGATGCTTGTAAGTTTGTTAAATTCAAAGTAGAAATAATGGCATCCAAAACGGATTTTTTAAGTGCTTCTGGTATGTTTCTGTTGACAAAGACTAGAAGGTCTCCACCCACGTTTTTATCGGCAAGTATATCGATTGGTTTATTGGAAGCTAATTCCTTTATTGCAGCTTTTGATTCCGCTGTTTTTGCATCTATTTTCTGGTAGAATGTCATCGCTGTTCCTTCAACTTTGAAATATCCGTAACCTTCGAAAGCTTGTTTTCCATCAACTATATTTACATAAGTTACTCCCAAATTACCTTTGAGAACGTTCTGCAAGTTTGCAGGCACTTTTCCTCCACCTGTTTGAACGTCGGAAAGTACGAAATAATTATCGATGAATTTAACTTTTTTCAAGGTTTCTGCGTCAAGAAATGCTTCAAGAATTTTCTTCATCTTTGTTGAACTTTTTACCGGTCCGAGAACTACAGTCATATTACCGTTATTATCAGTTGCTAAAAGCATTTCGCCCATGAAAAGATCAAAATCGTTCATCGTGTATTTCATAGAAAGTAATTGTTGCTCAAGAATTCCTCTAACCAATGATTCAAGACCGATACCCGTGTCTGAGAGAAGTAATTGACCAGTGGGTGTTGTTTTGAAAGCATCGTAAGCTTTTGCTAAATTTGGTATATAGACCAGCGTAGAGTAATCTTTTGGTAAAAATTTTAGTGCATCTGAGAATGAGAATACAAAAGCAAAAAATACAAGTGCTACAACTAAAATCTTCTTGTTCTTCATCTTTTTACACCTCCAACTTTTTTTGAATAGTTTTAATCTTCTAATATTTTTTCAAAATCATCAACTGATAATTTTTTATTATTCATATAGTTTCCAAAATCTTCTTTTCCACCACCTTTACCACCATAGTTCTCTACTAAAGCTTTTATAACATCTTTAACGTTATGTTTCTTCGAAGCAATTATGTACTTTTCTCCATCGAAATAAACGAAAATAGCGTTACTCAAGTCTAATATTTTCCAAAGGAAATTACCAACCTCGTAATAGCCTTCTAAATATATTAGACCTTCTTTTTGTAAATTTGTTGCAAGTAGTTTGGCATATTCTTCCGAAAGTTTCGACAATGTTAATGCCTGCTCACGTACCTGATTAAGTAATTTTTGTGTCCTTAAGTTAAGTTCATCTATCGACGAGGTAAGTAATTTGGATAAATCTTTAAGCACAGAATTGTACTTTTGGAAATATTTCAGAGCTCTCATTCCAGAAACAGCATAAACTCTTGTTAAATTACCTTTGACTTTCTCAGTGTCTATTATTTTAATCAATCCAACTTCCCCCGTGTAGTCTGTGTGGAATCCACCACAAGCTGATATGTCAAAATCACCTATTTTTATAAGCCTTACTTCTTCTTTTATTTTATCACTCAATTTTTTTCTAAGTGGATAAGTATTTGCACCGTTTACGTCTGTTATTATTTCTTCTATTTGTATATTAGATTGAATTATTTGATTAGAAAGTTCTTCAACTTCGTTTAACACATCTGGTTCGATATATGGAATATCTAAATCTATTGTTGAGTATTCCTCTCCCATGTGGAAACCTACTGTCTCGATCTCAGCTACATGTATAAATGCGGCAGATAGTATATGCTGACCAGTGTGTTGCTGTGCGATATCTTTTCTTCTATTTTCGTCTATTTGCACTTCATAGATGCCTAATTCGATAGGTTTGTCTAGCTCATGAATAATCCATTCTTCTGTTTCTTTTACACTTAAAACTTTTGCTCCGTTTATAAAGCCTCTATCACCTAGTTGTCCGCCCTTCCAATCAGGATAAAATGGTGATATTTTCGCGTAGGCATAATATTTTCCGTCTTTATTTTCAAATTTTTCTATATTTACTACGTTCCCAAGATACTTTCCAAGTATCTTCAAATCAATCACCCTCCAATGGTACTTATCATACCTATAGTTCTTCTTATTCTACTGAGCGTCTTTTCTTTCCCAAGAACAGCAATGCTTTCAAACAAGCCCGGTGTAACTAACCTACCAAGTACTGCTCCTCTAATTGTTTGAAATACTTTGTTTGTACCAAGGTTAAGTTCTATTGCGATTTCCCTAAGCACTTTTTCAACGTTTTCTATAGTATAATCGTTTAAATCTGAGAATTTTTTCATACCAAGTTCAAGTATATGAATCGCTTCAGGCTTTTTTAGGAATTTTTCGATATAATCATTTGAGTATTCGTAATTATCATCTACAAATGGAAGGGTAAATTCGTATAGTTGCTTTAACGTGTTAACTTTTTCTCTGGATATTTCGATAACTTTCTCTGGAATTTCAAATTTTTTCTCAGTAAACTCTTGCCACTCCTTAAAATATTTCATAAGCTCATCCAAGCTTAGCGTTCTCATATGCTTTCCGTTAACCCATTCTAATTTTTGATAATCGAACACCACGTTTTTATTTGATATCTGTTCAGGCATAAAAGATTGCACTTTTTGAGTATAATCGAATATCTCTTCATCAACGCTCCAACCTAATATGGCAAGATAATTTACAAGCGCTTTGGGAAGATAACCTTCTTTTCTAAAATGTTCAACCGCGGTTGCACCATGTCTTTTGCTGAGAGGAGTTTTATCTGCACCGAGTATGAGGGGAATGTGCATGAATTTAGGTTGTTCCCATCCAAATGCTTCGTATAAAAGTAGTTGTTTTGGAGTGTTGGATATATGGTCTTCACCACGAAGCACGTGAGTTATGTTCATAAAATGGTCGTCTATTACAACGGCATAATTATACACAGAATAGCCGTTTGATTTTAATATTATAAAATCTTCCATATGTTCTGTTGAAAATTCTATTCTACCTTTAAGCATGTCATCGAACGCTATAACTTTGTTCTCAGGCACTTTGAAAACAACGGTGAATGGATTTTTTGTTTTTGGTTCTTTTGTTGTTTTTTCAATGACTTTCTTAGGATCATTTTCATCGTATATAGCAAAATACGCGTAACCTTTTTCTACAAGTTCATAAGCATATTTTTTGTATATCTCAAGTCTCTCACTCTGTCTATAAGGTCCATAGTTTCCACCAATATCTGGTCCTTCATCCCAATACAAACCTAGCCATTTTAAATCGTTCATTATCATCTGTTCGGACTCACGAGTTGAACGTTCAGTGTCTGTATCTTCTATTCTTAATACAAATTTTCCATTGTTTTTTCTTGCAAAGAGCCAATTAAAAAGAGCGGTCCTTGCTCCGCCAACATGCAAATAACCCGTTGGACTTGGTGCAAATCTTACCCTAACTTCTTGAGATTTTTGATTTATTTCTTGACTCATTGGTACACCTCCAATTTTGGTTCAAAGTTTATCTTATTTACCAATTATCTTCTTACAAAAACTACTGGTACATATAGCTCTTCTTCTGTTAACCCTCCGTGCATTCCGTTCAATCTTTCTTCTCCGCCGCTGTAAAGATATGTAAAGGCATAGTTATCCTTTGCTACCATTATAACATCACCTATTCGATTATACAATTCTGGGTGAGCACGCCCTCTACCAAAAAGTCCCATCTCAACTGCTTCATTTGATGGTATAAATTCACTTTTTTCCGGAAAATTTTCCTCAAAGTATCTCTTGAGTAATTCAAAATTACTTTTTCTAGATAAATAGAAATACATCATTCGCATTTCACCGCCAGGTGGTGATGAAAGTAATCGGTTAAATGGATCCGTTGATTTGATAAAATAATTATTGGCACTTGGTATTTGAATCATTCCGTGGTCTGATGTGATTACAAGTAACGTATCGTTTGGTAAATTCTCACTTGCAAATCTTTTCAATTCCAAAAGTAACCTTTCCATCTCTATCTCGTAAGCCTCAGAATCCGGACCTTTTTTGTGACCAAGCCCATCTAAATAACCCCAGTATACGTATAATAAACCTTTCCAATCTTCTGAAAGTCTTTTTTTCAAAGTTGCAAGTAAATCACCCATGTAAAAATAACTCATTATATGCCCATTCCTATGTATAAGATACGACAAACCAGAGTTTGCTATCGTTGAGTGTGTTAACACTCCCCCGTAAAGCCCTTTATCTTTTAAGATATCAAAAACATTTTCTAATCTATGTATTCTCCTTTTTATTAACCCTGAAAAGATGCCACCTTCAACACCTGGATAAGAGTGTTCTATCATATTTGTTATAGCACCAATTTCGCGCAGGTACAAAATATACCCAAGAAGGCCATGTTCTTTGGGTGTACGCCCAGTAAACCAGCTTGTTACGGCCGCAACAGTTGTTGTTGGAAATACGCTTGAAGCTTTCAGAACATATTCATACCCTATCTTTTTATTTATCTCATTAAATTTTTTGTATCCCATTCCATCGATTAAGAATATAATTACCTTATTTACATTGTTGAAAACCCCCTCGAAGGAGTTTTCGAGGGGGAATTCAGGATGAAACGCCTGACAATCGAATTTTTTTAGGAATGTCGAAACAAGATTAACAATTCCTCTTTCGTAATCTGGTAAAAGTTCCAAAATTTTAAACACCTCTCATTTTTTAGCCTTTTACCGCACCTTTCACAAGTCCACCAACTATGTACTTTTGCATTAACAAGAAGAGTGTAACCATTGGTATCATACCTATTAATGCTGCCGCTGTGAATAACCCCCATTGAGTTTCAAATGGACCTGTTGAGAATGTGTAAAGACCTATAGCGTATGTGTATTGCTTAACATCTTGAAGGATAATCCTTGCCAAAACAAATTCGTTAAATGTTCCCATGAAAGTTAGGATAACTATAACTGCGAGTATCGGTGATGCGAGTGGAAGAACTATTTTTACAAATGTTTGCCATCTCGTTGCTCCATCAATTAACGCAGCTTCTTCAAGTGAATCTGGGATAGTATCATAATATCCCTTTATCAAATACATATTATACGCTATACCGCCAAGATATGCAAATATCAAACCGGATAATTTGTTCAATCCAAACCCAGGTACGTACTTACCAGCAAATGCAAGGAATGAGTAAATCGCAATCATGTACATTATGGCTGGGAACATTTGAATAAGTAACAACGACATAATTCCATACTTTCTGCCTTTAAACCTCATCCTACTAAATGGATAAGCCGCGAGCGCTGTAACAGCTGTTGTTATAATAGCAACACTGAGAGCGACTATAACACTGTTCAATATCCATCTGAGCATGTAATGGTCTGGTTTCCTCTGCCATATTTGGTCAATTCTAAACGCGGCACCATCTAAAGCTTTGAGGAGTTTTTCAGTATCTTTAATTTTCAATTTATCAGATAGTTCTGATGCTTTTCGAGACATAACATTCATATTTGGGACAACATTGGTTCTATAAGTTGAGAGAACTGTATCTGTTAACCTTTCAAGCGATTGAGGTCTCACCTTTATACCTGCTTTCGCCGCAGGCATAAATTTTGGACCTTGAATTTCGACATCTGAGAGGTAAAGCTTTAAATCATTAATGAATGAGTTATAATTTTCGGAGAAAATGTCGTAATTTGTGAACATATCTTTGGCTATTCCTGGCCAATCGATTGTTAAGATTATCTTTTTTAAAGTATTTTTCTTCTTACCATCAGTTAAGTCATTTACTATATCACTTGTTATACCAAATACTTTCTTAGATTGTAGGTTCATAATTTGTAATTGTGCAGGAAGTTTTAAATTCTGAACCCTTTGTTTTGTTTCTTCAAGTTGCTTTTTAACTATTTGAGCTTTCAAGTAAATTTTAGCTTCTGATATTGTTTCGTAAGCTTTTTCAATTTCTTGATTTAATTGGTTAATCTTTGCTTCAAAATCAGAAATCTTTTTCTTGGCTGGATTTATCTTAGCTTGAAGTTCAAGAAGTTTTGAAGTTATATTGTTAAGCTTTTCGATAAGTGTCCTTGTTTCTTTAACAGTTCCTGCTACTCTTGTAGAGAACATGTCAATCGTATTTAAAAAGTCCGCGAACGGTGCTTTGTCCTTATGCTCAAAATTATCCCATCTAGATATTATTTCATCGTAAGCTTTTTGGAATTGTTTCAATGAATTATCTAATTCAACAAGATCTTGGAACTTTTGAGAATTTACTCGAAGATTATTAATTTCTGCAAACATGTTTTCAAATTTGAATCTGACTTCTGATTCATCTGGTGTTAAAGATGAGTAAATTTGTGATTTTTCAGCAGCATTCAAAATATTTTTAGCTGATTCAAGTGAGAGCGTATATTCTTTCAGTTGTGGTATTAAATAAGAATTTATCGTTTTAAGAGTCGCTAGATATTGACTTTGATATACTCTGTAATTTTTTTCAAGAGGGCTAACCTCGTTGTTCAATAATTGTATTTGGTTTTTCAAATCATCTATTTTAGCTTTTCTCTCACCAATTAAAGAATTCCATTGTGCTTCTCCTTTTAAATAATCAACACCATCTAAAAGCGAGACATCGTATTGGTTAGTGTATAAATCGTAAGCGGCAACTTCCAAATACCTCGAAGGTTTTTGAAAATCAAGTTCTTTAATTATTTTATCCATATCTGAATTAAACATTTTTACAAGGGTATCAGAATTTTCTTCAAAATACTTTCTGAGCGTCTCAATGTTTGTATCAATTGTTTTTTTCAATGTTTCTGTTTCAGCGATGTATTTTTTGAATAGTCCGATATCTTTTTTGAAATATTCATTCGCTTTTTCTAATGTATCGTTATCGTGTGGTGGTGCCATAAGTACCAATGCATCTATATCGGAGACAAGCCTTGGTCCGTTTTTTTCTGGAGCAATAAGGTCTCTGTAATTTTGCAAAGTTAATCTATTGCTGAACAATTTTGTAGAGAACGCTGCGTTATCTCTCCTAAGTGATGTTGAAACAACCCAAACTATTGGAAACAAAACTAAAATAGACACAATTATTAGTATTATGTGAGTGAGTAATTTTCGCTCTTTCTTTACCATTATCTATTCACCTCTTCAAAGGAACCTGAGAGTTTAAAGTTTATAAAGCTCAAACTTCCAACGATTAGGAATATGAGAATGGAAATTGCTGACGCAAATCCAAAGTCTTGACCACGTCCACCTTCAAAAGCAAGTTTATAAGTGTAAGATATCAATATATCTGTCGAACCTGCCGGTGTTGTGGTATTTGGCATTGCTGGTCCACCACCTGTAAGTAAATAGATGTTAACAAAATTATTGAAGTTAAAAGCGAAGCTACCAACTAGTAATGGTGCAACTGTTGTCATGAGAAGAGGGAATGTAATTTTCCAAAATCTTTGCCATTTTGTTGCCCCGTCAATGGCCGCAGCTTCATAGTAATCTTCTGGTATACTCTGTAACGCTCCAAGTGTAACAACCATCATGTAAGGGAATCCAAGCCATGTATTAACAGTTAAAACGGCAACTTTTGCCCAAAATGGGTCATTCATCCATTTTATTGGTTCAGCACCAAAGAGTTTGGTTATGATGAACTTATTAAATATACCGTAAGTTTCGTTGAAAAATCCATTTTTCCAAACCAAAACAGATATGAACGCAGGTATTGCCCAAGGGATAATTAAAAGTGAGCGGTATATTGCTCGTCCTCTGAGGTTTGGATTGTTCAAAACAAGCGCCAAAATGAGTCCTATCACAAAGGTGAAAAGTACGCTTAAAGCTGCCCAGGTGAAGTTCCAAACGAATATCTTTGCAAATGGACCAGAAACGGTTGGGTCTGTAAATATTCTTGTGAAATTCTTAAGCCCGTAATTTGAAATATAACCCGCAACAACGATTTTTTTACCATTTTCATCTATGTCGTAAATTGTCCCATTCTCTTCAATCAAAGGCTTACCAGTTGAAGTATTTATAAGAACAGTTTTCACGACACTCTTTCCGTTTTCAATAACTTCAGCAAGTCCAAGTTTGTACATATGTTTAATACCATAAAGCAAAAGTTTGCCCTCTTCATTTTGCCTTATTGAGTATCTATTAGCTAAACTATCAACAAATTCTATTTTACTTAATGTTGGGAAAAGGATTGAATATTTGAAGAATTCTTCATTTATGAAAGTTGTTGGATCTTCGGGTGAATAAAAATATTTGAAAATTTTCCCACCGTCGTTGATTAGTTCTATCATTCCATTTTGCCTTTCCACTCTAACTCCGCTTTCTTCTAACTTAATCAATTCGGCTTCACCAAGTATTAATTCTCCAGCCTCGGTTTTAAGTGGTTTATATTCTCTCGTAATGTAAGTATTTTCTCCGTCAGATACAATTACTCTAAAATCTTTCGTCGGTTGTGTACCTTCAAATCTAACATATACATAATATTTAAGTTGCAATCCGTCATCTACGGCATAAGTGTAAATTGGATCAACAAGAAGTCTTTCAACAACTTCTTGACGTGTCATTATATGGCCAGTCCCGTAATTTGTGAAAGCGGTTCTAATAGTAAAAGCGATAGGATAAAGAACAAGTATAAAAAGCAATATAAGTGCCGGTATCATGTATCTATATGGATA includes:
- a CDS encoding ABC transporter permease subunit: MMKIIKILGWLLLIAFTIFGILGGLFLIGRGFYELSITLFVLVFLIDFFIINPAGYPYRYMIPALILLFILVLYPIAFTIRTAFTNYGTGHIMTRQEVVERLLVDPIYTYAVDDGLQLKYYVYVRFEGTQPTKDFRVIVSDGENTYITREYKPLKTEAGELILGEAELIKLEESGVRVERQNGMIELINDGGKIFKYFYSPEDPTTFINEEFFKYSILFPTLSKIEFVDSLANRYSIRQNEEGKLLLYGIKHMYKLGLAEVIENGKSVVKTVLINTSTGKPLIEENGTIYDIDENGKKIVVAGYISNYGLKNFTRIFTDPTVSGPFAKIFVWNFTWAALSVLFTFVIGLILALVLNNPNLRGRAIYRSLLIIPWAIPAFISVLVWKNGFFNETYGIFNKFIITKLFGAEPIKWMNDPFWAKVAVLTVNTWLGFPYMMVVTLGALQSIPEDYYEAAAIDGATKWQRFWKITFPLLMTTVAPLLVGSFAFNFNNFVNIYLLTGGGPAMPNTTTPAGSTDILISYTYKLAFEGGRGQDFGFASAISILIFLIVGSLSFINFKLSGSFEEVNR
- the gltX gene encoding glutamate--tRNA ligase, with protein sequence MSQEINQKSQEVRVRFAPSPTGYLHVGGARTALFNWLFARKNNGKFVLRIEDTDTERSTRESEQMIMNDLKWLGLYWDEGPDIGGNYGPYRQSERLEIYKKYAYELVEKGYAYFAIYDENDPKKVIEKTTKEPKTKNPFTVVFKVPENKVIAFDDMLKGRIEFSTEHMEDFIILKSNGYSVYNYAVVIDDHFMNITHVLRGEDHISNTPKQLLLYEAFGWEQPKFMHIPLILGADKTPLSKRHGATAVEHFRKEGYLPKALVNYLAILGWSVDEEIFDYTQKVQSFMPEQISNKNVVFDYQKLEWVNGKHMRTLSLDELMKYFKEWQEFTEKKFEIPEKVIEISREKVNTLKQLYEFTLPFVDDNYEYSNDYIEKFLKKPEAIHILELGMKKFSDLNDYTIENVEKVLREIAIELNLGTNKVFQTIRGAVLGRLVTPGLFESIAVLGKEKTLSRIRRTIGMISTIGG
- a CDS encoding alanyl-tRNA editing protein, with protein sequence MIDLKILGKYLGNVVNIEKFENKDGKYYAYAKISPFYPDWKGGQLGDRGFINGAKVLSVKETEEWIIHELDKPIELGIYEVQIDENRRKDIAQQHTGQHILSAAFIHVAEIETVGFHMGEEYSTIDLDIPYIEPDVLNEVEELSNQIIQSNIQIEEIITDVNGANTYPLRKKLSDKIKEEVRLIKIGDFDISACGGFHTDYTGEVGLIKIIDTEKVKGNLTRVYAVSGMRALKYFQKYNSVLKDLSKLLTSSIDELNLRTQKLLNQVREQALTLSKLSEEYAKLLATNLQKEGLIYLEGYYEVGNFLWKILDLSNAIFVYFDGEKYIIASKKHNVKDVIKALVENYGGKGGGKEDFGNYMNNKKLSVDDFEKILED
- a CDS encoding alkaline phosphatase family protein produces the protein MELLPDYERGIVNLVSTFLKKFDCQAFHPEFPLENSFEGVFNNVNKVIIFLIDGMGYKKFNEINKKIGYEYVLKASSVFPTTTVAAVTSWFTGRTPKEHGLLGYILYLREIGAITNMIEHSYPGVEGGIFSGLIKRRIHRLENVFDILKDKGLYGGVLTHSTIANSGLSYLIHRNGHIMSYFYMGDLLATLKKRLSEDWKGLLYVYWGYLDGLGHKKGPDSEAYEIEMERLLLELKRFASENLPNDTLLVITSDHGMIQIPSANNYFIKSTDPFNRLLSSPPGGEMRMMYFYLSRKSNFELLKRYFEENFPEKSEFIPSNEAVEMGLFGRGRAHPELYNRIGDVIMVAKDNYAFTYLYSGGEERLNGMHGGLTEEELYVPVVFVRR
- a CDS encoding ABC transporter permease subunit yields the protein MVKKERKLLTHIILIIVSILVLFPIVWVVSTSLRRDNAAFSTKLFSNRLTLQNYRDLIAPEKNGPRLVSDIDALVLMAPPHDNDTLEKANEYFKKDIGLFKKYIAETETLKKTIDTNIETLRKYFEENSDTLVKMFNSDMDKIIKELDFQKPSRYLEVAAYDLYTNQYDVSLLDGVDYLKGEAQWNSLIGERKAKIDDLKNQIQLLNNEVSPLEKNYRVYQSQYLATLKTINSYLIPQLKEYTLSLESAKNILNAAEKSQIYSSLTPDESEVRFKFENMFAEINNLRVNSQKFQDLVELDNSLKQFQKAYDEIISRWDNFEHKDKAPFADFLNTIDMFSTRVAGTVKETRTLIEKLNNITSKLLELQAKINPAKKKISDFEAKINQLNQEIEKAYETISEAKIYLKAQIVKKQLEETKQRVQNLKLPAQLQIMNLQSKKVFGITSDIVNDLTDGKKKNTLKKIILTIDWPGIAKDMFTNYDIFSENYNSFINDLKLYLSDVEIQGPKFMPAAKAGIKVRPQSLERLTDTVLSTYRTNVVPNMNVMSRKASELSDKLKIKDTEKLLKALDGAAFRIDQIWQRKPDHYMLRWILNSVIVALSVAIITTAVTALAAYPFSRMRFKGRKYGIMSLLLIQMFPAIMYMIAIYSFLAFAGKYVPGFGLNKLSGLIFAYLGGIAYNMYLIKGYYDTIPDSLEEAALIDGATRWQTFVKIVLPLASPILAVIVILTFMGTFNEFVLARIILQDVKQYTYAIGLYTFSTGPFETQWGLFTAAALIGMIPMVTLFLLMQKYIVGGLVKGAVKG